The following is a genomic window from Bacteroidia bacterium.
TGCATGGCCTGACCGACCAGGGCGTTGACAACATCCTGATTTCGCAGGTTTACAAGCGCAACGTCAGCCCGAAACCCGTCGGTCAGTACGAAGTCGTGAACGAAGACAACGTGCCTCTCGACAAGGACGGCGATGCGCTGTTCCTCGCCGATGGTTCGGTGAATCCTGACTTCGAGCTCGATCCGTTCTCGAATCGTCCGGTCTACCTCAAGCTGGATGCCTACAACAACCTGAATCCGCAGACCTCGCCGAATGATCGTTACAACGATCTGAACAACGATGGCGGCGGCAAGTGGGTTGTGCCCTCCGGCGCACGCCGCGACGGAACGATCTTCGACATCACCATCGCTGGTGGTGGCGACGGTATCGGTACCAGCGGTGTTGGTCAGAACTGGGATCAGTCTCTTGAACCTCGCGACGACCGTCGTCCCGTGCTGATGCGTGTCACCCCGATCTGGGAGAACGATCCCCCGACCGGTGGTAACGCTTATGTCGTGACCAACCAGCCCGGACAGACCCGTCAGTACGGTCGTCTGTTCGCTGACTCTGTCTATACCTATCAGGGTACGATCTCCCCGCTGAAGTCGGCCGCCACCCGCGCCGAGTTCATGGGTACCCGTACCGATCGCGGCAACCCCGGCTTCTACAAGCTGACAGGTGAAGGCGATCGTATCACCCGCATTGGCGTCGGTAACTGGATTCCTTCGGACTTCCTCCGTGGTGGTCTCCCGCACCGTCCGCTGCCGCCTCTCAACACTTTCCGCACTCGTTTTGCGGTTGGTTTGAACGGTGGTTCCGATGCAACCGGCAACGTGTTTGGCGACTACAACCGCCGCGTCGCGTTGCTCGGTCAGGCCTTCGGTCGTGAACTGGCTCCGGGTGGCATTGCCAACCTGACCTTCGCACCGGGTGCCTTCCTGCGTATCGTCGACTCGACTGCCGAGCAGGTGATCGACATGCGCGTCATCGATCCGACCCTCACCGATATGGCCGGTAACACCGTGGATGACACCTTGTCGTACGACCAGGCGAAGTTCACCGTCGTTCGTCGCGTCAATCGTCTGAGTGACGGCAACCCGCTGTTCCACCTCGACGACACGTACTATGATGCCAATGTTACGGACATTCAGGGTCCGAACATGAGCGTCGGTCGTGTTGGCGAACTGCCGATCCAGCGCACCAACCGTGCGACCCACGGTCTCATGGCCGCTGCGACCCGTCAGTTCTGGGGTCCGTCTGGTTACAGCCGTCTGCGTCACACCTTCGTGGTTGTGCCGTATCGTATTGCCTTTACTTCTATCTTCCCGAGCAGCTTCGACATCACTGCCAACACGTTTGACAAGTCGACTCTGCCCGTCGGTATCCTCCCGGTCCAGGCCGACATCGACACGCTGCCTCGCCTCAGCCCGATGTTCTACCTCGATCCGTACGGTACCCCGATTTCGAGCTTCGAGATCTTCAGCCGTCTGTATGGTCAGATCAATCATGGTGCGACCACAGATCAGATCCCGAACAACGCTGGTACGCCGTACGCGCGTCCCGACACCATCTTCCGCGATCAGTGGTACACCTATGCCGTCACTCCGTATGACCGCTATGGCAACCTCAACACCCGCGACACGATGTATGTCAACCTCGGCACGCGTCACACCACATGGGAGTTCACGAATGTGAGCGCCATGGGTGCCTCCGGCAACCTCGAAATCACCGCCGGTGGCCGGTTCTTCCAGGCCCGTCCGGTTGGATTCCCGCAGAATACCCAGATCCGTCAGGATTCAATTATTCTGTACAACCTCTCGCTCGTCGGCGCGGGCAACCGCAACGACTTCGTCGGTATCAAGCCGGATGACAAGCGTCTCGGCGACGCCGTTGGCGAACGCGCTGGTAATGCACTCCGTCACGGATTGCTCCCGGCCAATGCCATCGCAGTGCGTCCGGTCCATGTGAAGATGCCGTTCGCTCCCGGTCCGTTTGTGCTGAGCACAGCGGCTGGTCCGAACACGTCGCTGTTCCGTATGGATCACACGGGCAATTGCTTCGATACCCTCGGAAATCCGATCAACGGTCTGACCAAAGACACACTGCGTCTGCAGTGGCAGGCAGCCCGCTGGTCCGATCCTTCCATGAACAACCCGAATGACACCATTCGCTACGAGTGGTATGCAATCATCGACAGTGTCGGTGTGCCGCCTTCCTCGAACCGCCGCGTCGTCAGCGTACTCGCCGACAACGATGGAAAGAGCCCGTCTCTGACGCTCTCCGGTGACAAGGTTCGCGATCTCATCTTCCGTCCGAACATGCTCCCGCAGCCCAACCAGGACAGCATCGTTACCCGCGTGTACTGGTTCGTGCGTGCGTTCAGCAAGATCGCCGGTCTTGAGACCTACTCCGATACCGCCGGTATCACCGTTCGCAACAACCCGCTGCCGACTGAGCCGCTGGTAATCTCGATCAACCGTATTCCGTACTCCGCTCCGAATGCTATCCAGCCCACGAACGGCGCCACGGAATTCGTTGACGGTACCCAGCCTCTGCCGGTACTGTGGTCGGATGCTCTGGATCGCAACCTCGATAAGGGTGTGCTCCTCGGTGGTCCGTTCATGATCTACAACCCGACGACCCGTACGTGGGAAGCTGATCCTTCGCGCACGATCGATACTCTGAGCTATCAGTGGTATGGTGAAGTTGTTGCTACGTTCCCGGCTGGCAAGGGCGCCCCTGTTGGTACCATTGCTGTCATCAACGCCGGAACATCGAAGGGTATCCAGATCCCGACCGCGGCTCTCGACGCACTGTTCGGTGGCTTCTCCTCTGATCCCACCAGCCCCAGCGCCGATTCCGTGAAGATCATCTGGCGTGTCTACACCAAGGACTTCAACGTCAACGACAACCGTCCGATGGAAACGGTGGAATTCCCCTTCAAGGAAGGTATCTTCACCAATCCTGACGATGCACTCAATGGCGACACGAGCCGCTGGTCCCCGACCGCCTGTCAGCCGCACTGGATTCGTTCCAACGACTTCCGTCTTGCGCTTACCAAGCTCAAAGGCGGCGGCGTCGAAATCGAGCCCATGGCTGGCGATCCCGACATCAACGCTCTCGTAGGCGAGGAGATTTGCTTCACGCTGACTGCCCGCGACGAGAATGGTAATATCATCCGTGACTGGGATAGCCCCGACAAGAACAGCCCGGCTACCGAGCTCGTTCTTCAGGGTTCCTTCGCCAACACTGACACCAGTTCAGTGAGCTGGAATTCGGATCCCGACGGTTTCACTTGGGCAGTCATCACCAAGGATGGTGTTGAGCTTACCAAGATCAACGATTCCACCTGGTCGATCCCGGCCAGTGCATTCAAGGATGGCGTTGTGGTTGTTTGCATCCGCCATACCAAGAACGACAGAGGCGTGTACATCGAAGTCAAACCGACGGTTGCTAACCTCAACCAGGAGTCTGCCAAGATGAACTTCACCGCCGATGAGGTGACCAACTACCTCGTCGACATTACCTCTGCCACCGGCACCCCGGATCAGGTCTATCTGCTCCGTCGTTATGAGATGATTGTCGCCCCGCGCGATCGCTATCTCAACATCGTGAGTGGACGCAACGTCCGCACCCGCTTTACCGCCCGCTTCCCGGGTGAGTTCGATTCCAACGGACCCGGACTCTCCGACATCTTCGCAGGCGACGTGTTCATCAACGGTTTGACCAATTACTTCTTGGCATCCCGTATCCGTCGCGTCGACTCGCAGGGTGAAGAGCGCCAGTGGGTACGTGCGTACCAGTCCAACGATCCCACGATCACTGGACAGACCAACCCGTACGAAATCCTCGATCACGCTCCCAACGCGTTCGCACTGCAGACTCCGGTCGACAACTTCGAACTGAAGTTGCAGAAGGCCGCCAATGTTGAGACGTTCACCTGGGTCAAGGCCCAGCCGCAGGATCCGTACAACAACATCCAGGTCTCCCGTTTCAATCCGGCAACGTACACTGACGTTGTTCGCTACGACATCACCTTCGTGGATGCAGCAAGCCTGACCCGCGAAGTGAATTTCGCCAGCGACAACAATGGTGACGAAGCAGTGTTCACGAGCAATCATGGACAGCTCGCCGGTATCATTGACCAGATCTCTGGCCAGCCGACCACCAAGGAACAGGAAGTTGTGTGGTACGTTACGGCTCGCGATTTCGACAATAGCTTCGGTCTCATGCTTGGACCGCTCTACGCTACGCTGTCGTCGCCGCCGAACAACGATCCGCAGAATCGTCCTGGATACCGCCTGAAACTGGTGAAGGATGGAATCCTCGCCGTTGACGGTCCGGTTCCTTCGGAATACGCACTCAGCCAGAACTACCCGAATCCGTTCAACCCGACGACCACCCTCAGCTACTCGCTGCCGAAGTCGACGCAGGTTTCCATCGTGGTCTATGACCTCCTTGGCAGCCCGATCAAGACCCTCGTCAACGAAATGCATGATGCCGGTTCGTTCTCGGTTGTCTGGAACGCCACCAATGATCTTGGCGTGCAGGTGCCCTCGGGCAACTACATTGTGAAGATGGTTGCCGGCGACTTCGTGCAGACTCGCAAGATGACCCTGCTGAAGTAATCGGTTAGTCAAACCTTACCTAGCGTCCCGCCATATGGCGGGACGCTTTTTTTATTTACCGAAGCGGTATATTGTACTTCGATGGACGCGACAGAGCTTACCAAAATACTCGTCGGCATACCTTCGATCACCGGATCGGAGGAGAAGATTCTTGTATACCTCGAGGGGATACTGCAATCCATTGGCCTCGATACGGAAAGACAGCATATTGACGAGCATCGCTGGAATCTGTACGCCGGATTGGCCGCCCATCCGAAGGTTGCGTTCTGTTCACACGTCGACACGGTGCCACCATTCATACCTCCCCGTTGCGATGAAACCCATATTTACGGACGTGGGAGCTGCGATACAAAGGGAATCATTGCATCGATGATCACTGCCGCAAAACGCCTGATCGATGAAGGTGAACATCCGGGTTTGCTGTTCGTTGTAGGTGAGGAGACAGACAGTATCGGCGCCAAAACCGTCGCGATGACTGGTCTCCGTGTCCCGTTCATAATAGTCGGCGAACCCACGGATAATTTGCTCGCTCGCGGACATAAGGGCGTCCTGAGCTATACACTGAAAACCACAGGAAAAGCTGCGCATTCCGCATATCCGGAAATGGGTCATTCGGCGATTGATAAGCTATTGGACATCATCGAGAGAATCCGTAACCATGATTGGGGGCAGGATCCGCTTTTCGGCGATGCGACCTTGAATATCGGTGTCCTGCAGGGTGGGACCGCGATGAACGTGTTCGCTCCCGAAGCAATGGCGCAAATCATTCATCGGCTCGTTGATGACGCGGAACTCAGAAAGGCTCAGGTGCATGAACTGGTGCGAGGAGAAGCGGACATTCAGTTCCATTCGACGGCACAACCACAGCGATTGCACGTGCTTCCCGGATTTGAAGCGAAAACCGTACATTTCGGTACGGATATTCCGTATCTTGCATCCGTGGGCAGGTGTTTACTTCTCGGTCCTGGATCTATTCACGATGCACATACACCTGATGAAAAGATCAGCATCGAAGAAATCGAAACGGCTGTGAATCTTTACTGCACACTGTATCATCAACTGATGCATGAATACACGAGCTAAACCGCGTATCGCGCTGGTGGGATATGGTCGCATGGGACGAGCGATTCATGCGTGCCTGACCACAAGAGAGTATCCCGAACCTATTATTGTGGATCCGTCTCTCCCCGGAGCCACTGCAACACTTGATCAGGCCGCCGATGCAGATGTCTGTATCGAGTTTACGCATCCTTCCGCAGTCGTAGGCAATTTGTTGTCGCTTGCGGACATGCACGTACCTGTCGTCTGCGGAACGACAGGATGGTCGTCAGAGATGCCTCGCATAGCCGGGATGTTTCGCTCGAAGGGGTCTGCTCTCATAGCAGCGTCGAATTTCTCCATTGGAGTGCACATGCTTAAACGGTTGACGCACCTTGCAGCAGCAATGGCTCACGTTTTTCAGGAGTATGACATTTCCATTCACGAAATTCACCATCGTGGCAAAGAGGATGCTCCCAGTGGAACCGCGCTCTCGCTCGCGGAAATTGTGATGCAGGAATGTCCGAAAAAGAGCGTTCTGCTTCATCCGGTTCCGCCGAGGAAGGTAGGCGAAAACGAATTGTGCATTTCGTCCTCAAGGATCGGCCATGTTGTAGGAACGCATGAAGTTCGGATGGACTCCGAAATCGACTCGTTGTGCGTGTCACACGAGGCAAAAAGCAGAAATGGCTTCGTTGAAGGGGCGATTCTCGCTGCTCAATGGATAATTGGTAAACAAGGTGTATTCAGCGCTGAGGAGATGTTCGATGATATCATTGCGAAATAGAGGCGTCGGTACGGCACTCGTCACCCCGTTCACTCCCGATGGAAGCGTGGACCTGCTGACGATGCGATCATTGGTGAAGAGACAGATCGAAGGTGGTGTCGATATGCTCATCCCCTGTGGTACCACCGGGGAAGGTGTCACTCTTACCGAAAGTGAGTATCAGCAGATATTGGAAGTTGTGGTATCTGAAGCTGAGGGCCGTGTCCCGGTTATCGCCGGAGCCGGATCGAACTCGACGGCGATTACGATTCGCAATGCGCGCATGGCCACCGAGTGTGGCGTAGACGCGGTGCTCATTGTCGGTCCCTATTACAATAAACCGACACAAGAAGGGTATTATCAGCATTTCAGAAGCGTCGCCGAGTCGACAGATCTGGGCGTAGTGCTGTACAACGTACCGGGGAGAACAAGTGGAAACATGACCGCACAGACACAACTTCGCCTGGCGGAAATCGACAACATCATCGGCACCAAAGAAGCCAGCGCGAATTTTTCCCAAATAATGGAGATACTTCGCGACCGTCCGGAGCATTTTTCCGTTCTCTCCGGCGACGACAATCTCGTGCTCGCACAGCTTGCCATCGGTATGGACGGCGTCATCTCCGTTGTCTCGAATGAAGTTCCGAGAGAATTCAGTGAGATGGTGCACTCATGGACGGCAGGAGATCACGCGCGTGCAAGAAGGATACACTATCGACATTTGAAGCTAATGGAGATAAATTTCATAGAGTCGAATCCCATCCCTGTCAAAACCGCGATGTCCATGATGGGGCTTCTGGCCGAGGAATTCCGGTTGCCGCTCACGCGAATGGGAGAGAATAATGCGGCGTTATTGCGCGGAGCGCTTCAGGAGTTGGATCTACTTCAACAGTGATGCAAAGCTTCATCCCACGCCAATTGCGGCAGGGCGATCTCATTGGAATCGTATCGCCGGCCAGTCCTCCTCACGACGTCGCACGTATCGCGAGGGGAATTCGGTATGTCCTGTCACGTGGGTTCAGGGTCTGTCTCGGGAGCGGTGTCGGGCTGAAGACAGGATACCTTGCCGGACCGGACTGCACAAGACGAATGGATCTCGAATCCATGTTTGCAGATGAACAAGTCCGCGCCATACTCTGTACCCGGGGTGGATATGGAGCAGCGCGTTTGTTGGACGGTCTGGATTGGGATATTCCGAGACGGTATCCGAAAATATTCGCCGGTTTCAGCGACATTACGGCGTTGAATATGGCATTATTTGCAAAAAGCGGACTGATGAGTTTCGCCGGGCCCATGGTTGCCGCCGACTTTGCGGATGAGGTGTCACCAATAGCGGAGGCCGCGTTCTGGAGCATGATGATGGAAGTTCAGTCGCAACGAAAGCTTGAACTGGGGGGAGCCGTCCGGACGATGCGGGCAGGAAAGGCGGAAGGTCCACTATTGGGTGGAAACCTCTCAGTGTTTTGTTCGCTCATCGGAACACCGTATCTGCCCAGCTGCAAAGGAGCGATACTCTTCTTCGAAGATACGGGCGAGGCAGTGTACAGAATCGACCGCATGATGCTGCAGCTTCGGCATTCGGGTGTGCTTGCAGCTGCGGCGGGAATACTGCTGGGAAGCTTCACCGCGATTCCCGAAACAGTCAACAACAGGTTGCTGGAAGATGTGCTGGAAGAGTACATTCTTCCGCTGAATATTCCGACACTGACCGGGATCCCTTTTGGTCACATTCGGGACAAGATTACACTCCCGATGGGAGCCTGGGTGGCAATGGACGCCAGCAATGGCGCCGTTGTCGTTACCCATCCCGTGGTTCGCTAGCACATCCGTTGTATACCAGCCTGTTGCAGCGTTTCCTCATCAGGCGGGAACGAAGCGAGGTGGCCTGAGGCACCACGATCCTTTGAAACAGGAACACGCACGTTCAGGAGGCTGAAATGAAAAAAAATGTTCTGCTCATACTCATCGGAAAGCGTCAGGAA
Proteins encoded in this region:
- a CDS encoding T9SS type A sorting domain-containing protein, producing MKKTLTLLSVLALVLLFGMSANAQIRTVKGDFFNITRTIEQTADSVTFIADTLTLYDSGGGVGNFNHNDSVAVFFVQNRFKVVNNMISQTMFDYVRVRVATTSQNPAPTPAMALARQQYDGVITNTSLPPQNDPAAGGRDVGLRPVYRTVGDIASSSPFNSDPSAIRQMLTFRITNPTAGPDGIQIRNIFFKPNINNLLGLAVPPDTTKDTLRAYLLDGVNPGSFGTVIPSGQFSGGTDLAIVKLLPGTTRILVWVKDSAQAVDAGEYIGSFGDYSRGRYFLGDDGLPFDMTNPAHTSFRPGALRSFIGSPDPPIVNPDYGMMIDGMPPERNPLRLSNLYQALAPAAYTEAGWYAALNPNPVNGLIPPYRAGESNVAANPYQPGLVSSAVDTLRFIDAYGNRTWDRMTQPVLKALAYTINNTAPEDRTAYLRGVSAADDTLRQFGQIVYRRLAYTHADVGSNPGGVEDSVRIYAEAAINFSDPAGIPRTLQAIGDTSGGFPRSGLAGLAPGAYRAQESGLDGQGRVNGPTWFFDAHDGNPAGERFPVDPLGANSLPNTGSKIVVRPNIPRAIDIMPTDQWKGTADNNYLRLDILMTDGFGNTVDDNEKFKFELSPFGQLANGYLYRLNGVFDSLVNPISPIVVTGGNIDSGRVFVGTSNIGRNNRVFRAASGSNNIGPYRIRVRSTWAFNDRGSDLTDPNKLDLTPGAGFGHVNFIPDGSPNNNFGIWFGPGTGYNAHLGKNMGQTTAMDSTDVLWDGTNWTYFAGGTPRVELVIGRDESFVVGRVGNYRNPIFDKLYIRITDIFGNPKDIAPFFYPNTNRVFVELPDNKIYYPPVTGAKRFYASVSANVALSGAGGVDNPENVLDPGTGQVLDAQLVNVAAGNTLPGIPGDVPAFIGYNAVRFFLRAPQNVTKLSLAGTDVVRLIAHLRLETIPGVGDFSIQSAVGEVSVIPDVVSTVEIFKSTGKPQGTTVPLEGWGPGTVNDLLAQGYPTGTPRNATESNEFYRGYFFRSTGAEVPPSTSPDFPTVMEPMGYSDQGIGSFQASELDLDHDATAPIPMDTVVVSEHSKQVRIVARLLDRFQNPVGGRLVKFFVESETVPVTPPKTQLQTNAQRGGFGEFGQVFISDDTLKRSTIGDTAQAGWVTTYFVSGRVGWQMVRVAMTPDTLAYDIVPNLGRNLGEGTAVGPSKRGFAPRVIIPIYQKSDTTVRVEIFPYTAAATSPIPLPVDLVKLQVLEHHSVYQDGGSSIAQINNYAPKFFAYSANPLAQEDRATHFNRVANTNIRPYIPDTLNIANSDPMDVNSVTAGRTVTLLAREYDRFGNLVDNFSESEDTARVRFRMWGNNWTAPPAPYDQWAPNQFTIPGTVAPVGNWTRDEYGPMRKARYRHTKVGNLVYGVHINQTAFFTALEYPTPKLADATVFFEATATAVLLGQGPVNIHRDTVKVVSVVKNPTRFDILRTGQDFRALGPGLGTVGVFELTGAPENRQILIPPQTNISIPPGADATVHGLTDQGVDNILISQVYKRNVSPKPVGQYEVVNEDNVPLDKDGDALFLADGSVNPDFELDPFSNRPVYLKLDAYNNLNPQTSPNDRYNDLNNDGGGKWVVPSGARRDGTIFDITIAGGGDGIGTSGVGQNWDQSLEPRDDRRPVLMRVTPIWENDPPTGGNAYVVTNQPGQTRQYGRLFADSVYTYQGTISPLKSAATRAEFMGTRTDRGNPGFYKLTGEGDRITRIGVGNWIPSDFLRGGLPHRPLPPLNTFRTRFAVGLNGGSDATGNVFGDYNRRVALLGQAFGRELAPGGIANLTFAPGAFLRIVDSTAEQVIDMRVIDPTLTDMAGNTVDDTLSYDQAKFTVVRRVNRLSDGNPLFHLDDTYYDANVTDIQGPNMSVGRVGELPIQRTNRATHGLMAAATRQFWGPSGYSRLRHTFVVVPYRIAFTSIFPSSFDITANTFDKSTLPVGILPVQADIDTLPRLSPMFYLDPYGTPISSFEIFSRLYGQINHGATTDQIPNNAGTPYARPDTIFRDQWYTYAVTPYDRYGNLNTRDTMYVNLGTRHTTWEFTNVSAMGASGNLEITAGGRFFQARPVGFPQNTQIRQDSIILYNLSLVGAGNRNDFVGIKPDDKRLGDAVGERAGNALRHGLLPANAIAVRPVHVKMPFAPGPFVLSTAAGPNTSLFRMDHTGNCFDTLGNPINGLTKDTLRLQWQAARWSDPSMNNPNDTIRYEWYAIIDSVGVPPSSNRRVVSVLADNDGKSPSLTLSGDKVRDLIFRPNMLPQPNQDSIVTRVYWFVRAFSKIAGLETYSDTAGITVRNNPLPTEPLVISINRIPYSAPNAIQPTNGATEFVDGTQPLPVLWSDALDRNLDKGVLLGGPFMIYNPTTRTWEADPSRTIDTLSYQWYGEVVATFPAGKGAPVGTIAVINAGTSKGIQIPTAALDALFGGFSSDPTSPSADSVKIIWRVYTKDFNVNDNRPMETVEFPFKEGIFTNPDDALNGDTSRWSPTACQPHWIRSNDFRLALTKLKGGGVEIEPMAGDPDINALVGEEICFTLTARDENGNIIRDWDSPDKNSPATELVLQGSFANTDTSSVSWNSDPDGFTWAVITKDGVELTKINDSTWSIPASAFKDGVVVVCIRHTKNDRGVYIEVKPTVANLNQESAKMNFTADEVTNYLVDITSATGTPDQVYLLRRYEMIVAPRDRYLNIVSGRNVRTRFTARFPGEFDSNGPGLSDIFAGDVFINGLTNYFLASRIRRVDSQGEERQWVRAYQSNDPTITGQTNPYEILDHAPNAFALQTPVDNFELKLQKAANVETFTWVKAQPQDPYNNIQVSRFNPATYTDVVRYDITFVDAASLTREVNFASDNNGDEAVFTSNHGQLAGIIDQISGQPTTKEQEVVWYVTARDFDNSFGLMLGPLYATLSSPPNNDPQNRPGYRLKLVKDGILAVDGPVPSEYALSQNYPNPFNPTTTLSYSLPKSTQVSIVVYDLLGSPIKTLVNEMHDAGSFSVVWNATNDLGVQVPSGNYIVKMVAGDFVQTRKMTLLK
- a CDS encoding M20/M25/M40 family metallo-hydrolase → MDATELTKILVGIPSITGSEEKILVYLEGILQSIGLDTERQHIDEHRWNLYAGLAAHPKVAFCSHVDTVPPFIPPRCDETHIYGRGSCDTKGIIASMITAAKRLIDEGEHPGLLFVVGEETDSIGAKTVAMTGLRVPFIIVGEPTDNLLARGHKGVLSYTLKTTGKAAHSAYPEMGHSAIDKLLDIIERIRNHDWGQDPLFGDATLNIGVLQGGTAMNVFAPEAMAQIIHRLVDDAELRKAQVHELVRGEADIQFHSTAQPQRLHVLPGFEAKTVHFGTDIPYLASVGRCLLLGPGSIHDAHTPDEKISIEEIETAVNLYCTLYHQLMHEYTS
- the dapB gene encoding 4-hydroxy-tetrahydrodipicolinate reductase — its product is MNTRAKPRIALVGYGRMGRAIHACLTTREYPEPIIVDPSLPGATATLDQAADADVCIEFTHPSAVVGNLLSLADMHVPVVCGTTGWSSEMPRIAGMFRSKGSALIAASNFSIGVHMLKRLTHLAAAMAHVFQEYDISIHEIHHRGKEDAPSGTALSLAEIVMQECPKKSVLLHPVPPRKVGENELCISSSRIGHVVGTHEVRMDSEIDSLCVSHEAKSRNGFVEGAILAAQWIIGKQGVFSAEEMFDDIIAK
- the dapA gene encoding 4-hydroxy-tetrahydrodipicolinate synthase — protein: MISLRNRGVGTALVTPFTPDGSVDLLTMRSLVKRQIEGGVDMLIPCGTTGEGVTLTESEYQQILEVVVSEAEGRVPVIAGAGSNSTAITIRNARMATECGVDAVLIVGPYYNKPTQEGYYQHFRSVAESTDLGVVLYNVPGRTSGNMTAQTQLRLAEIDNIIGTKEASANFSQIMEILRDRPEHFSVLSGDDNLVLAQLAIGMDGVISVVSNEVPREFSEMVHSWTAGDHARARRIHYRHLKLMEINFIESNPIPVKTAMSMMGLLAEEFRLPLTRMGENNAALLRGALQELDLLQQ
- a CDS encoding LD-carboxypeptidase translates to MQSFIPRQLRQGDLIGIVSPASPPHDVARIARGIRYVLSRGFRVCLGSGVGLKTGYLAGPDCTRRMDLESMFADEQVRAILCTRGGYGAARLLDGLDWDIPRRYPKIFAGFSDITALNMALFAKSGLMSFAGPMVAADFADEVSPIAEAAFWSMMMEVQSQRKLELGGAVRTMRAGKAEGPLLGGNLSVFCSLIGTPYLPSCKGAILFFEDTGEAVYRIDRMMLQLRHSGVLAAAAGILLGSFTAIPETVNNRLLEDVLEEYILPLNIPTLTGIPFGHIRDKITLPMGAWVAMDASNGAVVVTHPVVR